GTTCTCGCAATGACAGACCAAGGGAGTGGGGAGGGAATAGGACGGAGTTATTGCTGCCCGTCACGGGCCGCGTACAGAACTATCTTGAAAAACGGGGGGTATTGCAATAGAATGGATGGTGGGAGACGAGTGTGGAACTTTAAAAGGGTCGTATAGGCCGGTCTCAAAAAAGGGAAAGGTGGGTCTGGAAAATAATGGGCGGACAATTCAAGGCGGCAATATTCGATCTCGACGGTGTCGTGGTAGACACGGTACCCTTGCATTTCAAGGCGTGGAAGCGGATGTTCGGAGAGTACGGCAAGGATTTTACCCTTCAGGATTACAAGGAAAAGGTTGACGGCATCCCCCGCAGCGACGGCGCCAGGGCCGTTCTGACAGATCTCTCCACGGAAGAGCTTCTCGATGCAATGGACAAGAAGCAGAACTATTTCCTCGAATACCTGGATGCGGGTGAAGTCCCGGTCTTCGAGACGACCGTGGAATTGATGAAGGGGTTGATAAGCAAGGGCATCAAGATAGCGGTTATATCATCGAGCAAGAACTCCCCTTACATCCTGGAAAAGACGGGGGTCATAAAACTCCTTGATACGCAGTTAAGCGGCCATGACACCACGAAGGGCAAGCCGCATCCCCAGGTTTTCCTTATGGCCGCCGAGAGGTTGGGCATGAAACCCGAGGAGTGCGTGGTGTTCGAGGACGCGGTCCTAGGGGTCGAGGCCGCGAAACGGGCAAAGATGCTCTGCGTGGGGGTCGACCGCCACAGCGACCCCCGGGGGCTTAAGGCGGCCGATACGGTCGTCAGCGACCTGGGGGAAGTAAACTACGATAGACTTCTATCCTTGTTCGAGGAGGGCTAACCGGAAGATGGAAGACCATTTCGAAAGCTACCTGTCAGGTATTCAGTGGCAGATATTCGAGACTGCCTGGGACCCCGGCGTGCAGAACGTCTGTGAAACACAGTTTACCCTGGGCAACGGCTATGTAGGCAGCCGCGGCATACTGGAAGAGAACCCTCCCGGTTGTCGTCCGGGGACGTTCTTTGCCGGCCTGTATGAAGGGACCAGGGCCCTGGTCCCCGAGATCGTCAACGCGCCGAACCCCATAGACTTCAGGATAAGTGTCGACGGAGAAAAGCTCGGCGTGGTGGCCATGGACGTGTTGGACCATAAGCGCACCCTTGACATGCGCGGCGGTATCCTGACCCGGCGCACCGTATATTCGAATGCGAGGAAAAAGAGGTTCGACTACCAGTCCATGCGTTTTTTCAGCATGCACGACAAGAATGTAGCGGTGATGCGGATCTATGTCACCCCTTTGGACGAGGATGCCGACCTTACCATTACAAGCGCCGTGGATAGTTCGGTCGTAAACAAGGGGCTCGTTACGGAAGGCGATAAAAAGCATATAAGCGTTATCGAAGCCGGGGGTTCCGGCGATAGCAACTACCTGTGTGTAAAGACCGTCGAGAAAGGGAGCCTGATTGCATACGCGAGCAAGGTCATTGTAAAGAAAGGCAGGAAGACATACGCCGCTCCCGACTGGACGTTCAAGCTTCACCTGAAAAAAGGGGAGACCGTATGCATAACCAACTACCTGTCGTTTTACACCGCTCCCGGCGCCTCCGTGGAGAAGACGAAGCGAACCGCGTTGGATTCCGTGGCCGGAAGCGCGAAGAAAGGTTTCGACGGGCTGGTCCGTGAGCACCGCAAGGCATGGGAGAAGAGGTGGAAGAGAGCGAATATCGAGATATGCGGAGACCCGCATGTCGAAAGAGCGGTACGTTTCAATATCTACCATCTGCTCATCGCCGCCACGGAGGAATGCGACGACGTGAGCATAGGTGCGAAGGCCTTGACCGGAGAGGGTTACAGGGGACATATATTCTGGGATGCGGAAATATTCTGCGTACCCTTCTTTATCTATACCGAGCCCGCCGTCGCACGGAACCTCCTGATGTACCGGTATCACAGGCTTAACGAGGCCAGGAAGCTCGCCGGGGAAAGGGGCTTCCAGGGGGCTATGTTCCCGTGGGAATCCGCGGATACCGGGGAGGAGACGACACCTTCATGGTATAAGGACGGAAGCGGAAAGATACAGAAAGTGTTGACGATGGAGCAGGAGTGCCATATTACGGCCGACATCGCCTACACCACCGTCCATTATTTCTTCGCGACAAACGACATGGAATTCATGCTCCGTTACGGGCTCGAGATGGTCTTTGAAACGGCGCGCTTCTGGGCGAGCAGGGTGAAGTATAACGGGAAAAAGAAGAGGTACGAGATTAAGAACGTGATAGGACCGGACGAGTTCCATGAGGGCGTGGACAACAACGCCTTTACGAACCTCATGGCTCAATGGAACCTGAGGGTGGCCTCAAAGCTTTACAGGACCTTCCATAGGAGATACCCGGCCGAGATGAAGAAACTCATGGGGAGAATCGACCTCAAGGCGTCCGAGTTCAAAGTATGGCGAGAGGTCGCCTCGGCTATCTATGTCCCGACTTCGAAAAAGACGAAAATAATAGAGCAGTTCGAGGGGTACCTGAAGAAGAAGAAACTCCCCCTGCCGAAACCCGACCACCACTCCATGCCCGGCTATCCCGAGAACATACACGATATCATGGCGACGCAATACGTCAAACAGGCGGACGTGGTAATGCTCTTATTCCTTCTGACCGACTCTTTCAGCATGGAGACCAGGCGGAAAAACTACCTCTTTTATGAAGAGAGGACGCTGCACAAGTCCTCCCTCAGCGCCTCCGTCCATGCCGCCGTCGGCGCCGAGGTGAGAGAGGAAGACAAGGCATGCCACTACTTCGATGTGGCCGCATATGCCGACCTGAAGGACATATACGGGAATACGGACATGGGGATACACGCGGCTTCGCTGGGAGGTGTGTGGCAGGCCCTTGTAACCGGCTTTGCGGGCATCAGGATCAGGAAGGGGGTCCTGTCTTTCGATCCCAGGCTCCCTTCCCACTGGAAGGGTTTTAAAATCTCCATCAGGTTCAGGGGTTTCGATATCTCGGTGGACATGGACCGGGAAAAGGTCAGTCTGTACTTCCGTTCAAGACGCAAGTCCGAGCAGTTGCCGGTCAGGGTTTACGGTGTCTCGCAGAGGCTTCCTGCCAACAAGAAAGTCACCTTCCGGAAAAAACGTATAAAGAAAGTCCCCTATGAGATCAAGGATTTTTATTGATAAACGAGGAGGTTTGAGATGAATATCGCTCAGATACACTGGGGGTTCCCCCCGATAATAGGCGGCGTGGAGACGCACCTTACCATACTGCTTCCGGAATTCGTCAAGAGGGGACACAAGGTAGGATTGCTGACGGGGTCCGTGGAGGGGGAAAAGGAGGAAGACGATTTTAAGGGAGTAGCCGTCTACCGTACGCCGCTCCTTGACCTTAACTGGCTTGTAAAGAGGGGCCTTGAAGGTCTTGAAGAAGAGATTGCAAAGACCTTCAACGACTTCTTCGACAAGGTCGGGCCGGATATCGTGCACGTCCACAACATGCACTACTTCAGCGAGGCGCACGCGAAGATCCTGGAGGAGACTACGTCTCAGAGAGGCATACCGCTCGTCCTCACCGCGCATAACGTGTGGGACGACATCCTGTTCCTCAAGCTCACGAGAGGGATAAAATGGAGCCATATAATAGCCGTCAGCCACTACATCAAGAAAGAGCTCATGGGCGCCGGGTGTGAGGAGCGGAACGTAACGGTCGTGCACCACGGGATCGATACGGAGTTCTTCAGCCCGGACGTAAAGCCCACGAACATCTTGAAGAAGTTCCCCGAGCTGGAGGGCAGAAAGATAGTCTTCCACCCCGCGAGGATGGGAATGGCCAAGGGGTGCGACGTGAGCATAAAGGCGATAAGGATGGTTAAGGAATGGTTCCCGGACGTACTTCTGGTCATGGCGGGGACCAAAAATATTATCGACTGGGCACTTACGCAGGAAAAGGAGGTCGGCTATTTTGTCGACCTGGTAAAGATCTTCGATTTAAAGGAACACGTCTTCATCAACGCCTATTCGCTCCAGGAGATGCCGGAGCTTTACAGCCTCGCCCAAATATGCGTCTATCCTTCGAGCGTGCCGGAGCCTTTCGGGCTGACGATGCTCGAGTCCCTGTCCACCGGGAAACCGATGATAGTAACCCGGACCGGCGGGATGCCCGAGATAATCCAGGAAGATATCAACGGCTACCTGATAGGGATAAAGGACTTCGAGGCGCTGGCCTCGCGGATCGGGTCGCTCTTCACGGACGACAAGACAAGGGAAAGGCTTGGCAACACGGGAAGGCAGACCGTCAGGACCCACTACACCAAGAAAATAATGGCGAAATGTCATCTGGACGTGTATGACCGGATACTTTCGGCGAAGTAGGCGCCACGCTCGTGCCGGAAGCCCGTCAGGCTTTACTCTTCCTTGAGCCTTTTAAGCTCTCTTTTCCCATGAATGAGGCCCAGTATGGCTACGCGGGATTTTTCAATGCTGTAGATGAGGCGGTACTCCCTTACGAGGAGTTCGCGGATGTTCGGGTTGGAGAGTTCGGGGACGACGCGGCCCCTTTCGGAGAGTTCGTTGAGCGACCTGCTTGCGTCACGGACTTCTCGAACGAAAGCGGCCGCGTAAAAA
This window of the Thermodesulfobacteriota bacterium genome carries:
- a CDS encoding beta-phosphoglucomutase family hydrolase, with amino-acid sequence MGGQFKAAIFDLDGVVVDTVPLHFKAWKRMFGEYGKDFTLQDYKEKVDGIPRSDGARAVLTDLSTEELLDAMDKKQNYFLEYLDAGEVPVFETTVELMKGLISKGIKIAVISSSKNSPYILEKTGVIKLLDTQLSGHDTTKGKPHPQVFLMAAERLGMKPEECVVFEDAVLGVEAAKRAKMLCVGVDRHSDPRGLKAADTVVSDLGEVNYDRLLSLFEEG
- a CDS encoding glycosyl hydrolase family 65 protein, coding for MEDHFESYLSGIQWQIFETAWDPGVQNVCETQFTLGNGYVGSRGILEENPPGCRPGTFFAGLYEGTRALVPEIVNAPNPIDFRISVDGEKLGVVAMDVLDHKRTLDMRGGILTRRTVYSNARKKRFDYQSMRFFSMHDKNVAVMRIYVTPLDEDADLTITSAVDSSVVNKGLVTEGDKKHISVIEAGGSGDSNYLCVKTVEKGSLIAYASKVIVKKGRKTYAAPDWTFKLHLKKGETVCITNYLSFYTAPGASVEKTKRTALDSVAGSAKKGFDGLVREHRKAWEKRWKRANIEICGDPHVERAVRFNIYHLLIAATEECDDVSIGAKALTGEGYRGHIFWDAEIFCVPFFIYTEPAVARNLLMYRYHRLNEARKLAGERGFQGAMFPWESADTGEETTPSWYKDGSGKIQKVLTMEQECHITADIAYTTVHYFFATNDMEFMLRYGLEMVFETARFWASRVKYNGKKKRYEIKNVIGPDEFHEGVDNNAFTNLMAQWNLRVASKLYRTFHRRYPAEMKKLMGRIDLKASEFKVWREVASAIYVPTSKKTKIIEQFEGYLKKKKLPLPKPDHHSMPGYPENIHDIMATQYVKQADVVMLLFLLTDSFSMETRRKNYLFYEERTLHKSSLSASVHAAVGAEVREEDKACHYFDVAAYADLKDIYGNTDMGIHAASLGGVWQALVTGFAGIRIRKGVLSFDPRLPSHWKGFKISIRFRGFDISVDMDREKVSLYFRSRRKSEQLPVRVYGVSQRLPANKKVTFRKKRIKKVPYEIKDFY
- a CDS encoding type II toxin-antitoxin system RelE/ParE family toxin — encoded protein: MARKVVWTDEAVADLEALAEYIARDSGFYAAAFVREVRDASRSLNELSERGRVVPELSNPNIRELLVREYRLIYSIEKSRVAILGLIHGKRELKRLKEE
- a CDS encoding glycosyltransferase family 4 protein gives rise to the protein MNIAQIHWGFPPIIGGVETHLTILLPEFVKRGHKVGLLTGSVEGEKEEDDFKGVAVYRTPLLDLNWLVKRGLEGLEEEIAKTFNDFFDKVGPDIVHVHNMHYFSEAHAKILEETTSQRGIPLVLTAHNVWDDILFLKLTRGIKWSHIIAVSHYIKKELMGAGCEERNVTVVHHGIDTEFFSPDVKPTNILKKFPELEGRKIVFHPARMGMAKGCDVSIKAIRMVKEWFPDVLLVMAGTKNIIDWALTQEKEVGYFVDLVKIFDLKEHVFINAYSLQEMPELYSLAQICVYPSSVPEPFGLTMLESLSTGKPMIVTRTGGMPEIIQEDINGYLIGIKDFEALASRIGSLFTDDKTRERLGNTGRQTVRTHYTKKIMAKCHLDVYDRILSAK